From the Paramormyrops kingsleyae isolate MSU_618 chromosome 7, PKINGS_0.4, whole genome shotgun sequence genome, one window contains:
- the tmem120b gene encoding transmembrane protein 120B isoform X1, with protein MSLQRCQAEWEEIDQEYRQLQETHKVYRHKLDELTNLQTLCSNSVSKQRKSLRDLNYNLLRCLKTSDPKESEQIKAIQTQIKEKQHVFFDMEAYLPKKNGLYLNLVLGNVNVTLLSNQAKFAYKDEYEKFKLYMTIILLLGAISSRFILNYRVTDEIFNFLLVWYYCTLTIRESILINNGSRIKGWWVSHHYVSTFLSGVMLTWPDGVVYQMFRNQFLDFSIYQSFVQFLQYYYQSGCLYRLRALGERNQLDLTVEGFQSWMWRGLTFLLPFLFFGHFWQLYNAVSLFELASHKDCKEWQVLMLALTFLVLFLGNFLTTLKVVHQKFQKNKGKLGKKE; from the exons ATGTCACTGCAGAGGTGCCAGGCTGAATGGGAAGAAATCGACCAGGAGTACCGGCAGTTACAG GAAACTCACAAAGTTTACAGACACAAACTAGATGAACTCACCAACCTCCAGACCCTCTGCAGCAACTCTGTTAGCAAGCAGAGGAAAAGTCTGAGGGATCTGAATTACAATCTCCTCAG ATGTTTGAAAACAAGTGACCCAAAGGAATCCGAGCAGATAAAAGCCatacagacacaaatcaaaGAGAAGCAACATGTCTTCTTTGATATGGAAGCATATTTGCCAAAGAAAAATGG GTTGTACTTAAACTTGGTCCTGGGCAATGTGAATGTAACTTTACTTAGCAACCAAGCAAA ATTTGCCTACAAAGATGAGTATGAGAAGTTCAAGCTCTACATGACCATCATCCTTCTGCTTGGAGCCATATCCTCCAGGTTTATACTCAATTATCG GGTTACTGATGAAATATTCAACTTCCTGCTCGTCTGGTACTATTGCACTCTGACGATCCGGGAGAGTATTTTAATAAACAATGGGTCCAG AATAAAAGGTTGGTGGGTATCCCATCATTACGTTTCGACGTTCCTGTCAGGTGTGATGCTGACCTG GCCGGATGGGGTGGTTTATCAAATGTTCCGGAATCAGTTTCTCGACTTCTCTATCTATCAAA GTTTTGTACAGTTTCTGCAGTATTACTACCAAAGTGGCTGCCTGTATAGACTACGGGCTTTGGGGGAGAGGAACCAGCTTGACCTGACAGTCG AGGGCTTTCAGTCCTGGATGTGGAGGGGACTCACTTTCCTCCTGCCCTTCCTCTTCTTCGGCCAT TTCTGGCAGCTCTACAATGCTGTCTCTCTCTTTGAGCTGGCCAGTCACAAAGACTGCAAGGAGTGGCAG gtACTGATGTTGGCACTAACCTTCCTCGTCCTTTTCCTCGGGAACTTTCTGACTACACTCAAAGTCGTCCATCAGAAGTTCCAGAAGAATAAAGGGAAACTGGGAAAAAAGGAGTGA
- the tmem120b gene encoding transmembrane protein 120B isoform X2, with protein MEAYLPKKNGLYLNLVLGNVNVTLLSNQAKFAYKDEYEKFKLYMTIILLLGAISSRFILNYRVTDEIFNFLLVWYYCTLTIRESILINNGSRIKGWWVSHHYVSTFLSGVMLTWPDGVVYQMFRNQFLDFSIYQSFVQFLQYYYQSGCLYRLRALGERNQLDLTVEGFQSWMWRGLTFLLPFLFFGHFWQLYNAVSLFELASHKDCKEWQVLMLALTFLVLFLGNFLTTLKVVHQKFQKNKGKLGKKE; from the exons ATGGAAGCATATTTGCCAAAGAAAAATGG GTTGTACTTAAACTTGGTCCTGGGCAATGTGAATGTAACTTTACTTAGCAACCAAGCAAA ATTTGCCTACAAAGATGAGTATGAGAAGTTCAAGCTCTACATGACCATCATCCTTCTGCTTGGAGCCATATCCTCCAGGTTTATACTCAATTATCG GGTTACTGATGAAATATTCAACTTCCTGCTCGTCTGGTACTATTGCACTCTGACGATCCGGGAGAGTATTTTAATAAACAATGGGTCCAG AATAAAAGGTTGGTGGGTATCCCATCATTACGTTTCGACGTTCCTGTCAGGTGTGATGCTGACCTG GCCGGATGGGGTGGTTTATCAAATGTTCCGGAATCAGTTTCTCGACTTCTCTATCTATCAAA GTTTTGTACAGTTTCTGCAGTATTACTACCAAAGTGGCTGCCTGTATAGACTACGGGCTTTGGGGGAGAGGAACCAGCTTGACCTGACAGTCG AGGGCTTTCAGTCCTGGATGTGGAGGGGACTCACTTTCCTCCTGCCCTTCCTCTTCTTCGGCCAT TTCTGGCAGCTCTACAATGCTGTCTCTCTCTTTGAGCTGGCCAGTCACAAAGACTGCAAGGAGTGGCAG gtACTGATGTTGGCACTAACCTTCCTCGTCCTTTTCCTCGGGAACTTTCTGACTACACTCAAAGTCGTCCATCAGAAGTTCCAGAAGAATAAAGGGAAACTGGGAAAAAAGGAGTGA
- the LOC111842207 gene encoding rho-related GTP-binding protein RhoF-like has protein sequence MAENGSAVGGKGGVHVEELKIVIVGDGASGKTSLLMVYAKGDFPEKYAPSVFEKYATTVTYGGKEILLHLYDTAGQDDYDRLRPLSYQNASVVLICYDVTNPTSFDNVLSKWYPEVNHFCKGVPFILIGCKIDLRKDKEKTRKLKALDQAPITYLQGQEVREQINAELYFECSAKYRENVEDIFLEATKLALAAKRKAKQRCKKRTCTIL, from the exons ATGGCAGAGAATGGCTCTGCAGTCGGCGGCAAGGGGGGGGTCCACGTGGAGGAGCTGAAGATTGTGATTGTGGGGGATGGGGCCAGTGGAAAGACCTCCCTCCTCATGGTCTACGCCAAAGGGGACTTTCCAGAG AAATACGCTCCATCCGTGTTTGAGAAATACGCCACGACCGTGACATACGGAGGGAAGGAGATCCTGCTGCACCTCTATGACACCGCAG GACAAGATGACTATGATCGCCTGAGGCCTCTTTCCTACCAGAACGCGAGTGTGGTGCTCATCTGCTATGACGTCACCAACCCCACCAGTTTTGACAATGTATTGAGCAAG TGGTACCCAGAAGTAAACCACTTCTGCAAAGGTGTGCCCTTCATCCTGATTGGCTGCAAGATTGACCTGAGGAAGGACAAGGAGAAAACCAGGAAGCTCAAGGCCTTAGATCAGGCTCCTATCACTTATCTTCAG GGTCAGGAGGTGCGGGAGCAGATCAACGCCGAACTGTATTTTGAGTGCTCTGCCAAGTACCGGGAGAACGTGGAGGACATTTTCCTGGAGGCTACGAAGCTGGCGCTGGCAGCCAAGCGAAAGGCAAAGCAGAGGTGCAAGAAGAGGACGTGTACCATCCTGTGA